The Equus przewalskii isolate Varuska chromosome 5, EquPr2, whole genome shotgun sequence genome window below encodes:
- the NXPH4 gene encoding neurexophilin-4, which produces MRLLPEWLLLLFGPWLLRKAVSAQIPESGRPQYLELRPAAAGGGAPGHQLRAPRSSDGLGTAGAWSWAWPANHTGALAQAGVARALPAQRTKRKPSIKAARAKKIFGWGDFYFRVHTLKFSLLVTGKIVDHVNGTFSVYFRHNSSSLGNLSVSIVPPSKRVEFGGVWLPGPVPHPLQSTLALEGVLPGLRPPLGIAATGPGLGGPLGGALAGPLGGALGVPGAKESRAFNCHVEYEKTNRARKHRPCLYDPSQVCFTEHTQSQAAWLCAKPFKVICIFVSFLSFDYKLVQKVCPDYNFQSEHPYFG; this is translated from the exons ATGCGGCTGCTCCCGGAATGGCTTCTCCTGCTCTTTGGCCCGTGGCTCCTGAGGAAG GCCGTCAGTGCCCAGATCCCAGAGTCCGGGAGACCGCAGTACCTGGAGCTGCGGCCCGCCGCGGCCGGAGGGGGCGCCCCGGGCCACCAGCTCCGCGCGCCCAGGTCTTCCGACGGCCTGGGCACCGCGGGCGCCTGGAGCTGGGCCTGGCCGGCTAACCACACCGGGGCCCTGGCCCAGGCGGGGGTGGCGAGGGCGCTGCCAGCGCAGCGCACCAAGAGAAAGCCGTCCATCAAAGCGGCCCGCGCCAAAAAGATCTTCGGCTGGGGGGACTTCTACTTCCGGGTGCATACCCTCAAGTTCTCGCTGCTGGTGACCGGCAAGATCGTGGACCATGTGAACGGTACCTTCAGCGTGTACTTCCGTCACAACTCATCCAGTCTGGGCAACCTCAGCGTCAGTATCGTGCCGCCCTCCAAGCGCGTAGAGTTTGGGGGCGTCTGGCTGCCGGGGCCCGTCCCCCACCCTCTGCAGTCTACGCTAGCCCTAGAGGGGGTGCTCCCTGGGCTTAGGCCCCCGCTGGGGATAGCAGCCACGGGGCCGGGATTAGGGGGTCCCCTCGGGGGCGCGCTGGCGGGCCCCCTTGGGGGCGCGCTGGGAGTGCCCGGGGCCAAAGAGTCCCGCGCTTTCAATTGCCATGTGGAGTATGAGAAGACGAACCGCGCGCGCAAGCACCGCCCGTGCCTGTACGACCCGTCGCAGGTGTGCTTCACCGAGCACAcgcagagccaggctgcctggctgtgTGCCAAGCCCTTCAAAGTCATCTGCATCTTCGTCTCCTTCCTCAGCTTTGACTACAAACTGGTGCAGAAGGTGTGCCCAGACTACAACTTCCAGAGCGAGCACCCTTACTTTGGATAG